The Cydia strobilella chromosome 16, ilCydStro3.1, whole genome shotgun sequence genomic sequence CCTCAGCCACCCTGATATATCTGAAAGCGACTGTACGACGCCAAGCGCTTGGCGGAGATCGAACTATGGATAAAACTGATcttcaaaataattatgtaatgcCACCAATCATAATCCTCAAAATTGAGGGAACAACTGAATTTAGGGTTAATTACggcattcaaataaaaataaaatggttaAACTCACGTTTTCATACACTACTGCACTACCATGTTAAAGTGTTTTGGCATGAACTTAATTAATAAAGGCACTAAAGATGATTggctttatttattcattatttatttaaggtagtAAATCCTTAATGACGAATGGTGTACGACGTAATACGGAACAATTACAGAAAATCATATAACCATacgtaatttaaatatgtaactagaaaaataattaagaatATACCCTCAACCCAAAATTTATTATctaataagtaaattaataagATCTCCTTAAAGGCTCAAGCCATTGCACAAAAGTGAAGACTTGACATCTATAAGATAGGATTTATAATCAGATAAACGATAatgttaacaaaataaaaatatatacaatatacataagtAATCAGTAGTTATTAATCACTATCAGACGCAAAACAATTTGCAGATTGTGGGACATATTTATACAGGTACTTAACATTAGGTAAGGTACCTAAAAGTAACcctaagtatatattttatatcagcgtgaaaaataaaacaattggtCAGTGTACATAGGACATACAACTTTAGCCTTATtgatataaaaacataaaataaatgatcatttatttcaataatttaaCATTGTGATTTCCCCTAAAAATGTTATCTCTTATGAAGCCTATCTCATTATTTACAAAAGAcaatcaaaactaaaattatatttacgcGAAAGATAATGTGGAATGATTCTCACCACTCTTTTATTCCATTAAAGATAATAAAGCGGCATATGGTGTTAAACTCAAGTTCAACCATATTTCTgtttatagtctgcatcttctcaaatgactttttcgtctgttaaacaaaagccattgttccttttatgcgaGTGGTCGCCCATTGTGCACCATTGAGTGAGCGCGTGCTatggcgcgtgccattgtcagagacaatgatacacaatgggcgaccgttcacacaaaaggaacaatggctattgtttaacagataatttgagaagatgcagactacaATTGTAGTCGTGACTTGTGACTACTgcaaaaaatctgtttatttaagttttgaatTTAAGAATATAATCTACCTGTAGAATGAAACTGTCAAGATCACACAAATAACTGTAACTGtatacagtttttatttttattttgatattttgatgGAATtgagtaaaattattttaaacaggTTACTtacatataagtaagtaagtaagaaatAAGTAACTTACATGTTATTAAGTTGAATATACACTCAACATGTTTTGATTGAGGATTGTGTAAGGACAAGACATAGTGTCAAATCATGAGCTCAAGTAACTTGCATTCAGTTAAACATCAGGGCGTCCACTGCCTGCTTTACCAAAAGGGAACTCTTAAGTTTAAGTGAATGAATGTTCCAGCTACCTGTGAAGCATACTGCGCATTTTCCAAGATCTTCTTCTGGAGCTCTTCCTGGAGAACACCAGTGTCGAGTGCTGGGGCACTGCTGGTAGCAGCAGGCTTGTCATCTTTACTCTTTGCCTTCTTTGTAGATTTTATCTATAAATACCAACAATCTGAATATTGCTGTAAAATGATAACAGGTACTACTTTTTTCTTGACACAAAAAATGTTAATTGCGAAtgcattttaaaaacaattgcaTGTAGTAAGAAGAACTGATGTGCTTGTATTAacactttaattttattatctgcTACATTTGCTTGTATGCTTGGTTGCATTCattttaattgaatatttaaatttgattaaCATGTTTGGCCTTGAATGAGTCTTTTGCCAACTGACCTGTAACAGCTCGAGCTCATCTTGCAACACAGACACGCGCCGCGTTAACTGCTGATTCCTAAACGTGAGTGAATCTATCTCCAACTCCCCTTTCCTCAGTGCTTTCTCTTTCTCCTTCAAACTCTCCCTCAACTCGTTAGACTTCGCTTGCTCATCTAGCACGCCCTTCTTTAACACTTTAACGTGAACTCGCAACTGTAACGGAAACAACAGATTTACAAATTGCCGACTACAGTGTCTCGCACGTAAGAAACAACTGTACCTTCGAATATTCCGTTGCCAACTTTTGGTATTTAGCCTGGATGTCACCCGTAGGTAACCCCTCCATGGCTGTATTTCACGTAGATGCAGACATTACtatttaacaaatgattaaacaGCGTAGTTGCTTAACAAAATGTTGCTAAAACACCCACTTTCCTGTGAAAGAAATGATAAGACACAACATGACAACACATGAACACATACGCAAATTTGACATAACAAAGTAGCGAGTATTAATCATCGTTTTGTGAAATCGATTCTTTTGATGGTGAGGTTAAACTGTAAAAAGCTGCGAACTAAATGATGAAACCTGGTTCCTTGTTACAAACAAATTCAGCTATAAAAAAGCTTTATCTAATGCTAGAACcacaatatttaattacacaatGCAATTTATTTCACATAACCCACTATCGAATAACTTCTAATGTTTTTCTTTTCTATTGCACATTACTATGCATGTCATTAATATTTACGCATGATGCATTTGCTCCGGCAATTAACTAATCGACTATACACATAAGgtacaaagtttaataaaaattatgctggcttttaaataactaaaatcTAGTTTTAAAACGCCGATTAAAATACGTGTGAAATCGTAGAATTCACAAACGGTccaaatgctatttttttataatgacaaCACTGCGTCTGTTGATGTGTCGTGACTGTCTCATTGGAAATAtcaatatttagtattttatgaaagaaaaacaataatttcggaacaatttttgatatttatatacTCCAAAATATACAGCATCTTTCAATGTAAAAGTCATGGACGACAGGTTAGTCATTGTCGAATGACTACATTGCAACAGGTACTACTAAGTCCGGAACAATGCAAATTATGACTAAACTACTTGTTATTCCACAGAATCATGGATTGCAGCAGTTCCAGTTACACCGAGGGCGAGCACGAGCACCCGCGTACAATTATACACATCGACATCGACTGTTTTTACGCTCAGGTAGAGATGTTGCGCTGTCCGGAACTGCGGTCGGTCCCGCTCGGGGTGCAGCAGAAGAACTTCGTGATCACGAGCAACTACGAGGCGCGCCGCTGCGGCGTGCACAAGTGCATGCTCGTCAACGAGGCGCTCAAGGTGTGCCCCAACATCAAGCTGGTCAACGGAGAAGATCTCACGAATTACAGGGCAGCTTCTAACAAAATATTCGAACAGTTATCCAGTTGGAAATGTCCCGTCGAAAAATTGGGCATGGACGAAAACTTTATAGATGTCACAAAGTTAGTACAAGAGAAGTTAAAAAGTGCAGATGTAAACAATATTACTGTGCCTGGACATGTATACGAGGAGCCGACGACGGAGTGCGCCTGCGGGTGCCACATGAGACTGAAATTAGCATCACAAATAGCAAATGAAATGAGACAGAGGATATACAATGAAATAGGTTTCACAACTTGTGCTGGTGTTGCACATAACAAACTGTTGGCAAAGCTAATCTGTCCACTTCACAAGCCTAATGACCAGACGACCATGTTCCCAGAACATGCAGAGGGCTTCATGTCCTCACTTCCTAGTGTACGCTCCATTCCAAGCATCGGTTCTAAGACTTCAGAAACACTTGTGACACAGAAAATAATTACAGTGGCGGACTTACAGGGAGTACCATTAGACTTTCTAAAGAAGCATTTTAACAGTGACATGGCTGTCAGATTGAAGAGCCTAAGTTTAGGGAATGACAATACTCCAGTGAAGCAGTCCGGAAAGCCCCAGAGCATAGGGTTGGAGGACAGTTTCAAGACTGTTAGTGTTAAGAGTGAGGTGGAAGATAAATTTTCTGCTCTGCTCCAGAGACTCCTGGTGCTAGTTAGGGAGGATGGACGCATTCCTGTCTCGCTGCGAGTCACTCTGCGGAAAAAGGATGCCAAGAGACTTAGCAGTCACCGGGAATCCAGACAGTGTCAGATCTCACCATCCATCTTCACAATATCCAATGGCACAGTATCCGTCACTCCAGCGGGGCAGCAGAAACTCTTAAGTATCATTATGAGATTATTTAACAAACTCATTGACTTGTCCAAACCATTCCATTTGACATTAGTAGGGCTGGCGTTTACCAAGTTCCAGGAACGAATGACAGGAAGGAGTTCCATAGTCAACTACCTGATGAATGACATATCCGTCCAGTCTGTACTAAACTTGCAAAATGACTGTGACACCTCGGTCTCATCCATGGACTATTCTGCTCCCTCTCCGAGCAGCAGCACAACAACTGACTTGTCTGACGCGGAAGTAGAACCCTCGCCTAAGAAGCCCAAAAAAGTGAATTGGATAGcaaaaaaaagatgtttatCTAAAGGGGAGGTAGCATCACCAAGCAAGCTGAAAGTGGGAGAGTTACGACTGAACTCTAAAGAGTTAGAGAAAGTTTCAGAGCTCAGACTAAATTCTCGAGACAGATCTTTAACTCCTAGAGTGAGTCCAGCTAAAGACAATATGTCTGACAACTCAGATACTATGAAAGATGTCGCAGAAGGAGGCTGTGATAACTGTCCCAGCGACGTAGACAAGGAGGTGTTCAGCGCGCTGCCGTACGAGATGCAGCAGGAGCTAAAGGCTATGTGGAAGAACCCCTCGGGCTCCGGCATGGCCCGGAGTAGCCCCCGGACAATGAACAAACCTAAACCGAACACAATCTTAACATATTTTGTTCCACACAAATAGTATTAGTAAGATTTTATCTTGTTAATAATTTAAGTGATAAGTGAATGGTTTCTATTTTTTCaaatcatacatttttattCTGATCAAATACATGTTTATGTTAAAAGAAATAGTTTTCTTCTtcctttaaccttttggacgccaattacggatatatcggcagcgtaggtccaacgccagAGACCGAtcaatccgtcacagaccacag encodes the following:
- the LOC134748467 gene encoding DNA polymerase iota; the encoded protein is MDDRIMDCSSSSYTEGEHEHPRTIIHIDIDCFYAQVEMLRCPELRSVPLGVQQKNFVITSNYEARRCGVHKCMLVNEALKVCPNIKLVNGEDLTNYRAASNKIFEQLSSWKCPVEKLGMDENFIDVTKLVQEKLKSADVNNITVPGHVYEEPTTECACGCHMRLKLASQIANEMRQRIYNEIGFTTCAGVAHNKLLAKLICPLHKPNDQTTMFPEHAEGFMSSLPSVRSIPSIGSKTSETLVTQKIITVADLQGVPLDFLKKHFNSDMAVRLKSLSLGNDNTPVKQSGKPQSIGLEDSFKTVSVKSEVEDKFSALLQRLLVLVREDGRIPVSLRVTLRKKDAKRLSSHRESRQCQISPSIFTISNGTVSVTPAGQQKLLSIIMRLFNKLIDLSKPFHLTLVGLAFTKFQERMTGRSSIVNYLMNDISVQSVLNLQNDCDTSVSSMDYSAPSPSSSTTTDLSDAEVEPSPKKPKKVNWIAKKRCLSKGEVASPSKLKVGELRLNSKELEKVSELRLNSRDRSLTPRVSPAKDNMSDNSDTMKDVAEGGCDNCPSDVDKEVFSALPYEMQQELKAMWKNPSGSGMARSSPRTMNKPKPNTILTYFVPHK